In the Deltaproteobacteria bacterium PRO3 genome, CCAGGATGATGTCTTCGTTAGGGAGGCTGCGGCCCAGGAGGGTGCGGCCGCGCTCGATCGCGGTACGCGTCAACTCGAGGCGATGGCCGTGGTCGGAACCGTAGCCGCCGAATTGAAAATACCGATACAAGCCGCCGTGCCGCAATTTCTGATGGGCGGTGCTCTCAAAATTGCCGGTCGCCAAGCCGAGCAGGCCGAGGCGGCGCTCGGAGAGAAAATCCAGCAGCTCCACCACGCCGGGCAAGAGCCGAAAGCGCTGGGAGCGCGGCAGACATTCCTCCATCGCCTGCGCATAGGCCTCCGCGACCCGCTCCATTTCCTCCGGGCTCGGACGCCGGCCCAGGTTTTTTTCGAAGAGCTCGACGATCAGGGAGGGATCGGTGCGGCCGTCGGGATGAATGTCTCGCCAAGCCCCCGCCACGCCGTAATGCTCCTGGAAAACCCGGTCGAAGGCCTCCTTCCCCGCCCCTCCCGTCATCAGGAGGGTGCCGTCGATGTCGAAGACGATGAGCTTGCGCATAGAAAATCCGGAACCTTTATAATATCATTTTCGAAAACCCGTAACCCATAAATGGCGGTCTTCACGATCCGCCACATTATCCTTTATGCCTGGAAAACCCCTAGTCGGCGTCATCGGCGTCGCCGAGGCCAACGAGAGCGAGCGGCAGATGGCCTTCGAGGTCGGGAAGCTCATCGGCGCGATGGGACTGGGCCTGGTCTGCGGCGGCCTCGGCGGGGTCATGGAGGAGGCCAGCCGCGGCTGTCAAATGGCGGGCGGTACGGTGATCGGCATCCTGCCCGGCGGCGACAAGGGGGCCGCCAACGAGTACGTCACCTACGCCATCCCCACCAATCTCGGACACTCCCGCAACATGCTGATCGCCCATGCCGCCGACCTGCTCATCGCCATCGGCACCGGTTACGGGACCTTGAGCGAGGTCGCCATCGCCCTGAAGCTGGGCAAGAAGGTCTTGAGCTACCGCTCCTGGGACGTCCAGGGGGTCAGCCCCTGCCAGGGGCTCGCCGACATCCAGACGGCGCTGGCGGAATTCTTTGGGGACCTGTCCACTAAGTCTTTGTTATTTCAAGATAAATAGCCAAAAATTTCGGAGGGGAAAATTCACCTCCGGCGCGCAACAAAGCCGGCCCCCTGCCGAGAAGGGGATCCGTATCCATCGGATTTTTCAGGGGAACACGGGGGTGGACCCCTTGGGCACAGCCAAATGAGCGGGGGCATCAAATACCGCTTAACACCCAGGGAGCGCGCGCTCTTCGCGGAGCAACTCAGCCTCTTCGAGGCGCTGCGCGACCGACTCAAGCCGAGCGGCATCGACACCAAGTTGGACGACGCCGAGCTGGAGGTCTCCGTCGAGGAGGGCCCGCAGGGGCCGGAGTTCAGCCTGCAAATCCCCTTCGACACCGATCCGGTCCCGCAAAACGGGCGCTTCTACGTCCAGGACGTCTTCCAGCTTTCCCAGGGCGCGGACCGCATCCTCTC is a window encoding:
- a CDS encoding HAD family hydrolase, with amino-acid sequence MRKLIVFDIDGTLLMTGGAGKEAFDRVFQEHYGVAGAWRDIHPDGRTDPSLIVELFEKNLGRRPSPEEMERVAEAYAQAMEECLPRSQRFRLLPGVVELLDFLSERRLGLLGLATGNFESTAHQKLRHGGLYRYFQFGGYGSDHGHRLELTRTAIERGRTLLGRSLPNEDIILVGDTLHDIDCGRRLGLTTVAVATGSTPRATLEAARPDFVLDNFTPLEEVALIFD
- a CDS encoding TIGR00725 family protein: MPGKPLVGVIGVAEANESERQMAFEVGKLIGAMGLGLVCGGLGGVMEEASRGCQMAGGTVIGILPGGDKGAANEYVTYAIPTNLGHSRNMLIAHAADLLIAIGTGYGTLSEVAIALKLGKKVLSYRSWDVQGVSPCQGLADIQTALAEFFGDLSTKSLLFQDK